A region of bacterium DNA encodes the following proteins:
- a CDS encoding FAD-binding protein, with protein sequence MIIFDRFAKLKKHAPGMTVHAAQKHMLALLSGSLRKNDLPDLIIEPTSVEDLQAALRFAAEKEIRVAVASGQHPAAVQELEGAMLVLTHKLVGPCRLSSDGKGMWFFSGNLLESMAVDLAQRGLTWPPLHPIEPGETLGTLFANAQEGLRCLRSGGVLSNLRCMEWIGYDGTIFHTGPGLSSDGVDVSPLLFGSQARYGVFTRFELAIESLPKSRTLLLAECESVEQLGELYRVWRSQSPQPSAIPFYTKTATRALRQGNDNFVTDRAVTLLAVEWDESLTLDALQNVQHTTTNEAARVNQIWQNLLRLPRTLTRLFPHRSRGRFRLPAEALVDFDERVDELARDRSLDVAVWGTLDTGDVRVWVLHPDDEARTARRAADLLERLAEDSIHLGGCPVETAAGLVSLTGFRDAVTRSIEAALVGKCDPASRFKPLRTGSQ encoded by the coding sequence GTGATCATCTTTGACCGATTTGCGAAGCTCAAGAAGCATGCGCCGGGCATGACTGTGCATGCTGCACAGAAACACATGCTCGCACTGCTGAGCGGATCATTGCGGAAGAACGACTTGCCGGATCTGATTATTGAGCCGACTTCAGTCGAAGATCTTCAAGCAGCCCTGCGCTTTGCGGCGGAAAAGGAGATTCGAGTAGCGGTAGCGTCCGGACAGCATCCTGCCGCCGTTCAGGAGTTAGAGGGTGCGATGCTTGTGCTCACGCACAAACTTGTGGGACCCTGTAGGTTGTCTTCAGATGGGAAAGGAATGTGGTTTTTTTCTGGAAATCTGCTTGAGTCAATGGCGGTGGATTTGGCGCAACGGGGGCTAACATGGCCGCCCTTGCACCCGATTGAACCTGGCGAGACATTGGGAACCTTGTTTGCAAACGCGCAGGAGGGACTGCGCTGCCTGCGGAGCGGTGGGGTCTTATCAAACCTTCGTTGCATGGAGTGGATAGGTTACGACGGAACTATTTTCCATACGGGGCCAGGTCTGAGCAGCGACGGAGTGGATGTCTCGCCGCTTTTGTTTGGAAGTCAAGCGCGCTACGGGGTTTTCACTCGCTTCGAGCTGGCCATTGAGTCGCTTCCCAAGTCACGGACTCTGTTGTTGGCTGAGTGCGAGAGCGTGGAGCAGCTTGGCGAGTTGTATCGAGTATGGCGTTCTCAGTCGCCGCAGCCGTCGGCGATTCCATTCTACACAAAGACCGCAACCCGAGCACTTCGACAGGGGAACGACAATTTCGTTACAGATCGCGCGGTGACGCTGCTCGCCGTTGAGTGGGACGAGTCGCTTACATTGGACGCACTGCAGAACGTGCAGCACACGACGACGAACGAAGCCGCCCGAGTCAACCAGATATGGCAAAACCTTCTGAGGTTGCCGCGAACTCTGACGAGGTTGTTCCCCCACAGATCTCGTGGAAGGTTCCGTCTGCCGGCCGAAGCACTTGTCGACTTTGATGAACGTGTCGATGAACTTGCGCGTGACCGAAGCCTGGACGTTGCCGTTTGGGGAACGTTGGACACTGGAGACGTACGAGTTTGGGTCCTTCATCCGGATGATGAAGCCCGCACTGCTCGGCGCGCAGCAGACTTGTTAGAGCGGCTGGCTGAAGACTCAATTCATCTTGGAGGGTGTCCGGTTGAAACAGCTGCGGGGTTAGTTAGTCTCACGGGATTTCGCGATGCTGTGACTCGGAGTATTGAGGCCGCATTGGTTGGCAAGTGTGATCCAGCTTCGCGCTTCAAACCGTTACGCACCGGTTCGCAATAG
- a CDS encoding zinc ribbon domain-containing protein, translated as MPTYEYVCENKHEFEEFQSMLDPALEVCPICGGRAERRISAGSGLIFKGSGFYITDYAKKSPSGSSDSSKSSSSDSKESSGSTQGAASKT; from the coding sequence ATGCCGACCTACGAATACGTTTGTGAAAACAAGCATGAGTTTGAGGAATTTCAGAGCATGCTCGATCCTGCACTCGAAGTTTGTCCGATCTGCGGCGGGCGCGCGGAGCGCAGGATTTCGGCGGGAAGTGGACTCATCTTCAAAGGTTCGGGCTTCTACATTACAGACTACGCTAAGAAATCACCCAGTGGAAGCAGCGACTCAAGCAAAAGCAGTTCTTCTGATAGCAAAGAGTCCAGCGGGTCGACGCAAGGCGCAGCGAGCAAGACGTGA
- a CDS encoding pyridoxal phosphate-dependent aminotransferase: protein MLTSRVSRLSISQTLAIVEKVRTLQKQGVKIYDLSVGEPDHPSPPEVKQAGHKAIDDNFTKYTAASGIMELRQAICEKLKRDNDLDYAPQQIVVGNGAKHILASALLALVEPGDEVIIPEPCWLSYPELVWLAGGEVVFAPTKVEDGFHLRAEVLERLISPRTKVIMLNSPCNPTGAVLSGAEMEAISTVLRRHRTYVISDEIYEYLRFDGREHVSPAHFPGMMERTVVVNGVSKSFAMTGWRIGYGAAPLEVSDAIARIQSQMTSSPCSISQKAALAGIQSGTAYPEMMNKDFVRRRDICHAALKDVPGIRIPKPEGAFYAFPQIPAMMTGSINGKPLKEATAFAEYLLDKYHVAIVPGTAFRAPDCIRLSFATSDEILIESVNRIAAAVSDIKS, encoded by the coding sequence GTGCTAACGTCCCGTGTCTCTCGCCTGTCGATTTCTCAAACGTTGGCGATAGTTGAAAAGGTGCGCACTCTGCAAAAGCAGGGGGTGAAGATTTACGATTTGTCTGTCGGTGAGCCGGACCACCCATCCCCGCCGGAAGTTAAGCAGGCCGGTCATAAAGCGATTGACGATAATTTCACGAAGTATACCGCGGCCTCGGGCATCATGGAGCTTCGCCAAGCGATTTGCGAGAAGCTCAAGCGGGATAACGACCTCGACTATGCTCCGCAACAGATTGTGGTGGGCAACGGCGCCAAACACATACTGGCCAGCGCACTGCTCGCGCTGGTGGAGCCCGGTGATGAAGTGATCATTCCCGAACCGTGCTGGCTTTCTTATCCTGAACTGGTATGGCTGGCGGGTGGGGAAGTGGTTTTCGCTCCGACGAAAGTGGAGGACGGGTTCCATTTGCGGGCGGAAGTCTTGGAGCGGTTGATATCTCCGAGAACCAAAGTAATCATGCTGAACAGTCCATGCAATCCCACAGGAGCAGTGCTTTCCGGCGCGGAAATGGAGGCGATTTCAACTGTTCTGAGGCGTCATCGCACTTATGTGATTTCGGACGAAATATACGAGTACTTACGTTTTGACGGGCGGGAGCACGTCAGCCCTGCGCATTTCCCGGGCATGATGGAGCGAACGGTCGTCGTGAATGGAGTATCGAAGAGTTTCGCAATGACCGGCTGGCGGATTGGATATGGGGCCGCACCACTTGAAGTATCGGACGCCATCGCGCGAATTCAGAGCCAGATGACTTCCTCGCCGTGTTCGATTTCACAAAAGGCGGCGTTAGCGGGAATTCAAAGCGGCACTGCTTATCCTGAGATGATGAACAAGGATTTTGTACGCCGGCGCGATATCTGTCATGCAGCCTTGAAGGATGTCCCGGGAATTCGAATCCCGAAGCCGGAGGGAGCGTTCTATGCATTCCCGCAGATACCGGCCATGATGACCGGGTCAATCAATGGGAAACCACTAAAGGAAGCAACGGCCTTTGCCGAGTATCTGCTGGACAAGTATCATGTGGCGATCGTTCCGGGCACCGCGTTTCGAGCACCGGACTGCATTCGGCTGTCGTTTGCAACATCGGATGAAATCTTAATCGAGTCTGTGAATCGAATCGCCGCAGCTGTTTCAGATATCAAGTCTTAA
- a CDS encoding sodium:proton antiporter, with protein MLSLGGDPPTLFWAIPFALILLQIAIWPLINPKFWEKYYPWLTVPLGLLVVGYYILGRHATEHVLHVGHEYFSFIALIGSLYVVSGGLLVAMTGRLTPHQNLAILGIGAVLANLVGTTGASMILIRPFMRGNSWRFQKYHIAFFIFIVSNCGGALTPIGDPPLFLGYLRGVPFFWVFEMLWYKWAIAISILLFLFYILDKREYDKHSEFEHEAAELEDRFRVRGLVNLPFLAIIIGAAFVQKPLLVREFLMIGAAVGSYFLTPKHIHERNNFNFHPVQEVAILFFGIFAAMMPALDWLAHNAGALGIQTATQFYWLTGGLSAALDNAPTYLNFLTTAMGLYDMDVGSKAEVMRFAIEHPDMLRTISIAAVFFGAVTYIGNGPNFMCKAIAEHEKLPTPTFVEYIVKYSLPFLAPVLLLTWFMVI; from the coding sequence CTGCTTTCACTCGGTGGCGATCCACCGACGCTCTTCTGGGCGATCCCCTTTGCCTTGATTCTGCTCCAGATTGCCATCTGGCCGTTGATCAATCCGAAGTTCTGGGAGAAGTACTATCCGTGGCTGACGGTGCCTTTGGGTCTGCTAGTTGTTGGTTACTATATTCTTGGCAGACACGCGACCGAGCACGTCTTGCACGTCGGGCACGAGTATTTCTCTTTTATTGCTTTAATCGGATCACTGTATGTGGTTTCCGGCGGCCTGCTTGTCGCGATGACCGGTCGCTTGACACCACATCAGAATCTTGCAATTCTTGGAATAGGCGCGGTACTTGCGAACTTGGTCGGTACAACCGGCGCATCCATGATCCTGATAAGGCCGTTTATGCGCGGCAATTCATGGCGGTTCCAGAAGTATCACATTGCGTTCTTTATCTTCATCGTATCCAATTGCGGTGGAGCGCTGACGCCGATCGGCGATCCGCCGTTGTTTCTCGGCTATCTAAGAGGTGTACCGTTCTTCTGGGTCTTTGAAATGCTTTGGTACAAGTGGGCCATTGCAATTTCGATCCTGCTATTCCTCTTTTATATACTGGACAAGCGCGAATATGATAAGCACTCCGAGTTCGAGCACGAAGCTGCCGAACTGGAAGATAGATTCCGCGTTCGCGGGCTTGTGAATTTGCCGTTTCTGGCAATCATCATTGGCGCAGCGTTTGTGCAAAAGCCTCTGCTTGTACGGGAATTCCTGATGATAGGTGCCGCGGTCGGATCTTACTTCCTTACGCCGAAGCATATTCACGAACGCAACAACTTCAACTTCCACCCCGTGCAGGAAGTTGCAATCCTGTTCTTCGGTATATTTGCCGCGATGATGCCGGCACTGGATTGGCTTGCGCACAATGCGGGTGCACTTGGTATTCAAACAGCCACGCAGTTTTATTGGCTTACTGGCGGCCTCTCCGCCGCACTCGATAACGCGCCGACGTACTTGAATTTCCTGACGACCGCCATGGGACTCTATGATATGGACGTCGGAAGCAAGGCAGAAGTCATGCGATTCGCGATTGAACACCCAGACATGTTGCGAACCATTTCAATCGCCGCTGTGTTTTTCGGTGCGGTTACGTATATCGGGAACGGTCCGAATTTCATGTGCAAAGCAATCGCCGAGCACGAGAAGCTCCCGACGCCAACCTTCGTTGAGTATATAGTCAAGTACTCGCTGCCGTTTCTCGCGCCGGTGCTGCTGTTGACCTGGTTCATGGTAATTTGA
- a CDS encoding NUDIX hydrolase has product MSTLTHRVAAAAYVFRNGRLLLLKRTASPFVFAPPGGRLEVGEDPVAGVLREIREETRLDVQIIGVAHTWYGRISSESEPLLCINYVARSESGEPILSREHSEWIWASREEIASGDVLTQDERGFGYLSESLLEVFDRYERWMTLTIA; this is encoded by the coding sequence ATGTCAACACTTACGCACCGCGTGGCAGCGGCGGCCTACGTCTTCCGAAACGGCCGGCTACTTCTGCTGAAGCGAACGGCTTCTCCATTTGTATTTGCGCCGCCTGGCGGCCGCCTTGAGGTCGGGGAAGATCCGGTCGCAGGTGTGCTTCGTGAGATTCGGGAGGAAACAAGACTTGACGTTCAGATCATCGGTGTAGCTCATACCTGGTATGGCAGAATCAGCAGCGAGTCTGAACCACTCCTGTGCATCAATTACGTGGCGCGATCCGAAAGCGGAGAACCTATACTCAGCCGCGAGCATTCAGAGTGGATCTGGGCAAGTCGTGAAGAAATTGCGAGTGGCGACGTTCTGACCCAAGACGAGCGCGGCTTTGGATACCTTAGCGAGAGCCTCCTGGAAGTATTTGACCGCTATGAACGATGGATGACGCTGACAATCGCTTGA
- a CDS encoding RsmD family RNA methyltransferase, translating to MAVRISAGLRRGKGHIELRPTSARTLESVFDMLRADIPGTRVLDLYAGVGSYGVMALKRGADVAVFVDKSREAEKRMKRALLQYHLEDRSVVHCEDVLHFLHTAGRFTEPFNIIFADPPYEKVNPADLMDQILDSKLLASGGVIVFEHSKRQAPPDIVGLKLRKSRVFGDTTVSILDSI from the coding sequence ATGGCAGTCCGCATCTCCGCCGGTTTGCGCCGCGGAAAGGGGCACATCGAGTTGCGCCCCACCTCGGCGAGGACACTGGAGTCGGTCTTTGACATGCTACGTGCTGACATTCCAGGTACCCGTGTGCTGGATTTGTATGCAGGCGTCGGATCCTATGGAGTGATGGCCTTGAAGCGAGGTGCAGACGTCGCTGTATTTGTCGACAAATCGCGCGAAGCCGAGAAGCGGATGAAGCGCGCGCTCCTGCAATATCACCTTGAAGATCGCTCAGTCGTGCACTGCGAAGACGTTCTGCATTTCCTGCATACCGCTGGTCGATTTACCGAACCTTTCAACATCATCTTCGCAGATCCTCCCTACGAAAAGGTAAATCCTGCTGATTTAATGGATCAGATTCTCGATTCCAAGCTTCTGGCTTCAGGAGGAGTAATCGTGTTTGAACACTCAAAACGGCAGGCCCCGCCAGATATTGTGGGGCTGAAACTTCGCAAGTCTCGAGTATTCGGCGACACAACCGTCAGCATACTGGACAGCATCTGA
- a CDS encoding ComEA family DNA-binding protein — MELAKPVDLNSADAERLEHLPGIGPVLAERIIAYRNANGPFQSIDELENVSGIGPKKLAVLRERVTITQL, encoded by the coding sequence ATGGAACTCGCAAAGCCCGTCGATCTAAATTCCGCAGACGCGGAGCGGTTGGAGCATTTGCCCGGCATCGGCCCTGTTCTCGCTGAGCGCATCATAGCCTATCGGAACGCGAATGGTCCGTTTCAATCAATTGACGAGCTCGAAAATGTTTCGGGTATCGGGCCGAAGAAGTTGGCTGTCTTGCGCGAGCGCGTTACGATTACTCAACTGTGA
- the dnaJ gene encoding molecular chaperone DnaJ translates to MAKRDYYEVLGVNRGATQEEIKKAYRKLAMQYHPDRNKGDATAEEKFKEVGEAYAVLSDQDKRAQYDRFGHAMAGGGFRPGQQGGSFEFDLSDALRQFMEGGMFGDFFGQSRGGGRGSARVRGNDLQLKLSLTLEEISEGVRKTIRVKRLRPCETCKGSGAASGSAPTECPTCRGQGQVRQVSRTILGQFVNVQTCPQCHGEGKVVANPCKTCNGEGRVRVEDTIHVDIPAGVASGQYLTLRGEGHSGPRNGPAGDLIVLIEERDHEYFERDGDNIIYKLRVSIPQLLLGDTVEVPTLSGKAQLKLEAGLTPGKILRMRGKGLPALNGYGRGDQLVEIDLHVPRKLSSTERGMIEKLRDSENFKVQTNEKGFFGRVKEAFGQ, encoded by the coding sequence ATGGCGAAGCGCGACTATTATGAGGTGCTGGGTGTAAATCGCGGTGCGACACAGGAGGAGATTAAGAAGGCTTACCGCAAGCTCGCGATGCAGTATCACCCGGACCGTAATAAAGGCGATGCAACCGCCGAAGAGAAATTCAAGGAAGTAGGCGAAGCCTACGCAGTGTTGTCAGATCAGGATAAGCGAGCACAGTATGACCGCTTCGGGCATGCCATGGCTGGAGGAGGATTTCGACCCGGGCAGCAAGGCGGAAGTTTTGAGTTTGACTTATCAGATGCGCTCCGCCAATTCATGGAAGGCGGCATGTTTGGCGACTTTTTCGGTCAGTCGCGCGGGGGAGGGCGTGGTTCGGCTCGTGTGCGGGGAAATGATTTACAGCTGAAGCTATCCTTGACGCTTGAGGAGATTTCTGAAGGTGTCCGCAAGACAATTCGGGTCAAGCGATTGCGGCCATGCGAAACGTGCAAGGGAAGCGGTGCGGCATCAGGAAGCGCGCCGACGGAATGTCCCACATGTCGCGGTCAAGGGCAAGTCCGTCAGGTGTCACGGACAATTCTCGGTCAGTTCGTCAATGTTCAGACCTGTCCGCAATGTCACGGAGAAGGCAAGGTTGTAGCAAATCCCTGCAAGACATGTAACGGAGAAGGTCGTGTGCGTGTCGAGGACACGATTCATGTTGACATTCCGGCGGGCGTCGCAAGTGGACAGTACTTGACGCTTCGTGGGGAAGGGCATTCGGGGCCGCGAAACGGCCCCGCAGGAGATTTGATTGTCTTGATCGAAGAACGGGATCATGAGTATTTCGAGCGGGATGGAGACAACATTATCTACAAGCTGAGAGTTTCAATTCCTCAGCTACTTCTTGGCGACACTGTTGAAGTGCCGACATTGTCCGGCAAAGCACAATTGAAGTTAGAAGCCGGATTAACACCAGGAAAGATACTGCGTATGCGGGGCAAAGGGCTGCCGGCTTTGAACGGATACGGTCGCGGTGATCAACTGGTGGAAATAGATCTTCACGTGCCGAGGAAACTAAGCTCCACGGAACGGGGCATGATCGAGAAACTCCGTGACAGCGAGAACTTCAAAGTCCAAACCAATGAGAAGGGGTTCTTTGGTCGAGTCAAAGAAGCATTTGGGCAGTGA
- a CDS encoding nucleotide exchange factor GrpE: MNEPNNKDREVMDSLGIDETQVTSEGPSLESSQSNELELARREAEEWRDKYVRALAEFDNFRKRTRAEIELLRDSVAESLLLNLLTVYDDMNRTVENASADEASLRRGIELIQQKFKSYLESQRITKLECRGKVFNPEEHDAIMMQPRAGFPANVVLEEVTPGYRLGERVIRHAQVIVSCEPEEEQREGEDQE; this comes from the coding sequence ATGAACGAACCTAACAACAAAGACCGTGAAGTAATGGATTCTCTGGGAATCGACGAGACCCAAGTTACGTCGGAAGGCCCATCGCTCGAGTCGTCTCAGAGTAACGAGCTGGAGCTTGCTCGTCGCGAAGCGGAGGAGTGGAGAGACAAATATGTCCGCGCTCTTGCGGAGTTTGACAATTTCCGCAAGCGTACGCGAGCGGAAATTGAATTGCTGCGAGACAGCGTCGCGGAGAGTCTGCTCCTGAATTTATTGACTGTCTACGATGATATGAATCGCACGGTGGAGAATGCGAGTGCTGATGAAGCGAGCTTGCGCCGCGGGATTGAGTTGATACAGCAGAAGTTCAAGAGTTACCTCGAATCGCAGCGGATTACGAAACTCGAGTGCAGAGGGAAGGTGTTCAATCCCGAGGAACACGATGCGATCATGATGCAGCCGCGTGCAGGTTTTCCAGCGAACGTGGTGCTGGAGGAGGTAACGCCGGGCTATCGGCTCGGGGAGCGAGTGATTCGTCACGCACAAGTGATCGTTTCTTGCGAGCCGGAAGAGGAGCAGCGAGAAGGGGAGGATCAAGAGTAG
- the hrcA gene encoding heat-inducible transcription repressor HrcA has translation MTIQRPNPKLTDRERLILRAVVQHFILTANPVGSRHIARKFGINLSAATIRNVMADLEEMGLLSHPHTSAGRMPSDLGYRLYVDDIMELADLSGEERESIEREIESVPAELESVLDATTRVLASASHLLGVVVIPELQSAVLDRIELARLSERRLLVVISLKSGPMKSIMLELDQEMSEKSVHEVTRALNRRLAGLRVGEIRGQIAERMQNLGETPQSLIRLFVESTDELFNFSTTDNVKIGGRAQVINQPEFSTPGSMRGIIELVEDKDIIIHLLQSPDLRGPISITIGRENLDSRAKELSVIAADYKTASSAGKLGVIGPTRMDYSRLTTLLEYTARVVTKRLS, from the coding sequence ATGACGATACAACGACCAAATCCGAAGCTGACTGACCGTGAGCGGCTGATCCTGCGCGCAGTTGTTCAGCACTTTATCCTGACGGCAAATCCGGTGGGATCCCGGCATATTGCGCGAAAGTTCGGGATAAATCTGTCTGCTGCGACGATTCGAAATGTCATGGCGGATCTTGAAGAAATGGGGCTTCTTAGTCATCCGCACACTTCGGCGGGGCGGATGCCCTCGGATCTCGGGTACCGTCTCTACGTGGACGATATCATGGAGCTTGCCGACTTGTCAGGTGAAGAACGCGAGAGTATCGAGCGTGAAATTGAATCGGTTCCCGCTGAACTCGAGTCAGTGCTTGACGCGACGACGCGTGTCTTGGCGTCCGCTTCTCATTTATTAGGCGTGGTCGTGATTCCTGAGCTGCAGAGCGCGGTGCTGGACCGGATTGAACTCGCGCGCTTGTCCGAGCGCAGATTGCTGGTTGTCATCAGCCTGAAGTCCGGCCCGATGAAGTCGATCATGCTCGAACTTGATCAGGAGATGAGTGAGAAGTCGGTTCACGAGGTGACAAGGGCTCTGAATCGCCGCCTCGCAGGATTAAGGGTTGGCGAGATTCGCGGGCAGATCGCGGAGCGGATGCAGAATCTCGGGGAGACTCCCCAAAGCCTGATCAGGCTATTCGTAGAGTCAACAGACGAGTTGTTTAACTTTTCGACAACAGATAATGTGAAGATCGGCGGACGAGCACAGGTCATCAATCAGCCGGAGTTTTCGACACCCGGTTCGATGCGCGGGATTATCGAGCTAGTGGAAGACAAAGATATCATCATTCACTTGCTGCAGAGTCCCGATCTGCGGGGACCGATATCAATAACGATTGGCCGCGAGAATCTCGATTCAAGAGCCAAAGAGCTGTCTGTGATCGCCGCGGACTACAAGACGGCTTCCAGTGCAGGGAAACTTGGAGTGATCGGTCCGACGCGGATGGACTATTCGCGGCTGACGACGCTTCTTGAATACACCGCGCGCGTGGTCACAAAACGCCTTTCGTAA
- a CDS encoding T9SS type A sorting domain-containing protein codes for MFLACVLFSFALVLPAVADPGDTTVVITFTQELHNFAAGGRDNIATFTFPEPSLECSQITMVYRLDCPSAPGDCDPWDRTARLYVQRALTDSTHEDIEIARVITPYDITGSGRPGHCQWEFDMMEYQSLLRGEVTLHSFVDTWIGGNQGWLVTCTFYFVEGDMAITPYRVEQLWNYGGLVYGNPDNPIDNYLDFSFVPVDAQAEFATVRLWTTGHGQGNTHNAAEFSQKRHGVWVGLDYYEHLLWRNDCASNPCSPQGGTWQFNRAGWCPGDRVFPWDIPFLQVEPGSTIDIWPTIETYENLCRPNNPDCVSGVTCTDCNYNSTGHTEPVYITAGQVIFWTTQSVDAGETPIPVPASAVLHQNFPNPFNPQTTISFTLASEGQTLLQVFDVQGREVQTLLNRNLPRGQHQVRFDGTGLASGVYFTRLETRNEVFTRKMLLMK; via the coding sequence ATGTTTCTTGCTTGTGTACTCTTCTCTTTTGCTCTGGTCCTGCCCGCAGTCGCCGACCCGGGCGATACGACTGTCGTCATCACCTTTACCCAAGAACTGCACAACTTTGCCGCGGGCGGCCGCGATAACATCGCCACCTTTACGTTCCCTGAGCCAAGCCTCGAGTGCAGTCAGATTACGATGGTCTACCGTCTCGACTGTCCGAGCGCCCCAGGCGACTGCGACCCATGGGACAGAACTGCCCGCCTTTATGTGCAGCGTGCCCTGACCGACTCGACCCACGAAGACATCGAAATCGCGCGCGTCATTACTCCCTATGACATAACCGGCAGCGGCAGGCCGGGCCATTGCCAATGGGAATTCGACATGATGGAGTATCAGTCTCTGTTGCGCGGCGAGGTGACTCTCCACAGCTTTGTCGACACTTGGATTGGCGGCAATCAAGGCTGGCTGGTCACCTGTACTTTCTACTTTGTGGAAGGGGATATGGCCATCACACCTTATCGAGTTGAACAGCTTTGGAACTACGGCGGGCTGGTGTATGGGAATCCGGACAATCCCATTGACAACTATCTTGACTTCTCGTTTGTGCCCGTAGATGCGCAGGCAGAGTTCGCCACCGTGCGGCTTTGGACCACCGGACACGGGCAGGGCAACACCCACAACGCCGCTGAATTCTCGCAGAAAAGGCACGGGGTGTGGGTTGGACTGGATTACTATGAACACCTGCTATGGCGTAACGACTGTGCATCTAATCCGTGCAGTCCGCAAGGCGGTACATGGCAATTCAATCGTGCCGGCTGGTGTCCGGGTGACCGCGTGTTCCCGTGGGACATCCCTTTTCTCCAAGTTGAACCCGGCTCCACAATTGATATCTGGCCGACCATTGAGACATACGAAAATCTCTGTCGACCAAACAACCCGGATTGTGTTTCCGGTGTAACCTGCACGGACTGCAACTACAACAGTACGGGTCATACGGAACCCGTCTATATCACGGCAGGGCAGGTCATCTTCTGGACCACCCAAAGTGTGGACGCGGGCGAGACACCTATCCCTGTTCCCGCGTCCGCAGTTCTACACCAGAACTTTCCGAATCCGTTCAATCCTCAGACTACGATTTCCTTTACGCTTGCGTCAGAAGGGCAAACACTATTGCAGGTGTTTGATGTCCAGGGACGTGAGGTACAGACTCTGCTGAATCGTAACCTCCCTCGTGGACAGCATCAAGTGCGCTTCGATGGCACCGGCTTGGCCAGCGGCGTCTACTTCACAAGATTGGAGACTCGAAACGAAGTCTTCACGCGGAAAATGTTGCTGATGAAGTGA
- a CDS encoding SRPBCC domain-containing protein: MGKAGLTIILLFAIGSRAELTINSDGSFTSVQKAKLPGSTTEIFDAMTGDISGWWDHSFREQPHALRLEPWVGGRFIEEFDDQGNGALHATVILADRPAMIRYEGPLGLSGRALTNVVTYEFSADGDSTQLTVTVQMLGQVNEELAAIVDKVWSHFVFEAFAPYVSAGKHK, translated from the coding sequence ATGGGAAAGGCGGGACTCACAATCATCCTGTTGTTCGCCATCGGGAGTCGCGCGGAGTTGACAATCAACTCGGACGGCAGTTTCACGAGTGTGCAGAAGGCAAAACTGCCGGGATCGACCACAGAAATCTTCGACGCAATGACAGGGGACATCTCGGGTTGGTGGGATCACTCTTTTCGCGAACAGCCGCACGCTCTGCGCCTCGAACCCTGGGTGGGTGGCCGATTCATCGAGGAGTTTGACGATCAAGGCAACGGCGCACTTCATGCGACAGTCATACTTGCTGACCGACCGGCAATGATACGCTACGAAGGACCGCTGGGTCTTTCGGGTCGGGCACTGACGAACGTGGTGACTTACGAATTTTCTGCAGACGGTGACAGCACGCAGCTCACAGTCACGGTGCAAATGCTCGGTCAAGTGAACGAGGAACTTGCCGCAATCGTGGATAAGGTGTGGAGCCATTTCGTGTTTGAGGCGTTCGCTCCTTATGTCTCAGCGGGCAAGCACAAATAG
- a CDS encoding TetR/AcrR family transcriptional regulator → MAIVDRKLREKAEMRSRILESAKALFAEDGFQNVSIRKIADKIEYSPATIYLYFKDKDAILFALHNEGFRALFTRQRDFVRIADPVQRLRKLLSGYLDFALEEPEYYDLMFMLFTPLPKLLRTSEWRFGRRAYRTLHHTIVECQGRGYLAGTSPDAAALGMWGAVHGIAALLLRRRASMLPEEDLPRLAREGVAMLEQHLLPAKPK, encoded by the coding sequence GTGGCGATAGTTGACCGTAAGTTGCGGGAAAAAGCTGAGATGCGCTCCAGAATTCTGGAGTCTGCTAAAGCTTTGTTCGCGGAAGACGGTTTTCAAAATGTCTCTATCCGTAAGATTGCCGACAAGATCGAGTATAGCCCGGCGACTATCTATCTGTATTTTAAGGATAAAGACGCTATTCTGTTCGCCCTCCATAATGAAGGGTTTCGCGCGCTGTTTACCCGTCAACGTGATTTTGTCAGAATCGCTGACCCAGTCCAGCGACTTCGCAAACTTCTCAGCGGATACCTCGACTTTGCCTTGGAAGAGCCTGAATATTATGATCTTATGTTCATGCTTTTCACGCCTCTTCCTAAGCTGCTGAGAACATCTGAATGGCGGTTCGGACGAAGGGCCTATAGAACGTTGCATCATACCATTGTCGAGTGTCAGGGTCGAGGATACCTCGCAGGGACATCTCCGGACGCCGCGGCACTTGGCATGTGGGGCGCCGTTCACGGAATCGCCGCGCTACTCCTGCGGCGTAGGGCTTCCATGCTGCCTGAGGAAGACCTGCCACGACTGGCTCGTGAGGGCGTGGCCATGCTTGAGCAGCATCTGCTGCCCGCGAAACCAAAGTAG